One Gimesia aquarii DNA segment encodes these proteins:
- a CDS encoding restriction endonuclease subunit S, whose amino-acid sequence MIDGLKPYSDYKDSALPWLGKIPAHWTEKRAKYFYREVDERSTTGTEELLSVSHKTGVTPRPKHVTMFKAESNIGHKICRSEDLVINTMWAFMAALGVSRQVGVVSPSYGVYRPIRMGELHPQYIDRLLRIEAYKSEYLCRSTGIRASRLRLYPDEFLRIPILSPPPEEQSAIVRFLDHADRRIRRYIRAKRKLIELLNEQKQALIHQAVTRGLDPHIKLKPSGVKWIGDVPEHWEVQRCRYIFREVDKRSLDGSELHLSMSQKLGLVPSHQVDNRTLVSENYAGGKLCEVNDLVLNRLKAHLGVFSLARNDGVISPDYTVLRAIDICGVEYFEHLLKSPACRYELRVRAKGIVEGFWRLYTDDFYDIRLPVPPAEERNQIVARLAEIVADCEVVCTRADRECDLLREYRTRLIADVVTGKLDVREAAAQLDGQVVEEPSKRRSAKQPNKHFYRSVLAAEIVDRHQGERRFGRIKLQKALVLAEYHLQLTEIQSDLKRAAAGPFDNAMMRSIDAQLKKQKWFEAYKSEDAGYQYKPLKKRGSHQTYFDRYWSSKQADFDRLISLLKPMRTIQAEIVATLYSAWNDFLIDGEQFDDDRLVAEVLTNWHPKKERITRNRWHKAIQWMRDYELVPTGFGAHTQQATKKVKK is encoded by the coding sequence ATGATCGATGGTCTGAAACCATATAGCGACTATAAGGACTCTGCACTCCCCTGGCTTGGAAAGATTCCCGCACACTGGACAGAGAAGCGAGCAAAATACTTCTATCGCGAGGTCGACGAAAGATCAACAACTGGTACTGAAGAGTTACTATCAGTCTCTCACAAGACCGGCGTCACCCCGCGTCCCAAACACGTCACGATGTTCAAAGCGGAGTCTAATATTGGACACAAGATTTGTCGCTCAGAAGACCTAGTGATCAACACCATGTGGGCCTTCATGGCTGCACTTGGAGTATCACGGCAAGTTGGCGTCGTCAGTCCATCTTACGGTGTTTATCGCCCTATTCGAATGGGTGAACTTCACCCTCAATACATTGATCGTTTACTCAGAATAGAAGCCTACAAATCAGAGTATCTCTGTCGCTCTACGGGCATCCGTGCCTCAAGATTGCGTCTCTATCCGGACGAGTTTCTTAGAATTCCGATTCTGTCCCCACCACCAGAGGAACAGTCGGCGATTGTGCGGTTTCTGGATCATGCGGATCGGCGGATACGGCGTTACATCCGGGCAAAGCGGAAACTGATTGAGCTGCTGAACGAACAGAAGCAGGCCCTCATCCACCAAGCCGTCACTCGCGGCCTAGATCCCCACATCAAACTCAAACCCTCCGGCGTCAAATGGATCGGCGACGTGCCGGAGCATTGGGAGGTCCAGCGTTGTCGCTATATCTTTCGAGAGGTCGACAAGCGATCGCTTGATGGCTCTGAACTGCATCTTTCAATGAGCCAAAAACTCGGATTAGTACCGAGCCACCAGGTTGATAATCGAACACTGGTTTCGGAGAACTATGCTGGTGGAAAACTCTGTGAAGTCAACGATTTGGTTCTAAATCGGCTCAAAGCGCATCTCGGCGTTTTCTCTCTCGCGCGTAACGATGGAGTGATTAGCCCCGACTACACCGTTTTGCGCGCCATCGACATATGTGGAGTGGAGTATTTTGAGCATCTGTTGAAGTCGCCCGCGTGTCGATATGAGTTGCGTGTTAGAGCAAAGGGGATCGTAGAAGGATTCTGGAGGTTATACACTGACGACTTCTATGATATTCGCCTTCCAGTTCCACCAGCGGAAGAACGAAATCAGATCGTTGCTCGACTAGCAGAAATAGTCGCAGATTGTGAAGTCGTATGCACCAGAGCTGACAGGGAATGTGACCTGCTCCGTGAATATCGAACCCGCCTCATCGCCGACGTCGTAACCGGTAAGCTGGATGTCCGCGAGGCAGCGGCGCAGCTGGATGGACAAGTGGTTGAAGAGCCATCGAAGCGTCGATCCGCCAAACAACCAAACAAGCACTTCTATCGTTCTGTTCTGGCAGCCGAGATCGTTGACCGTCATCAGGGAGAGCGAAGGTTTGGTCGAATCAAGCTCCAGAAGGCACTAGTGCTGGCCGAGTACCATCTGCAACTGACTGAGATTCAAAGTGATCTCAAACGGGCAGCGGCGGGACCGTTTGACAACGCCATGATGCGATCAATCGACGCACAGCTCAAAAAACAAAAATGGTTCGAGGCGTATAAATCGGAAGACGCCGGATACCAATACAAGCCACTGAAAAAACGAGGAAGTCACCAGACCTATTTCGATCGCTATTGGAGCAGCAAACAGGCTGACTTCGACCGCTTAATATCGCTGCTCAAACCGATGCGAACGATTCAGGCTGAGATTGTGGCAACCCTTTATTCCGCATGGAACGACTTCCTGATCGACGGCGAACAGTTTGATGACGACCGATTGGTCGCAGAAGTCCTCACAAACTGGCACCCCAAGAAGGAACGCATCACCCGCAATCGCTGGCACAAAGCGATCCAGTGGATGCGAGACTACGAACTGGTTCCCACCGGCTTCGGTGCCCATACGCAGCAAGCAACGAAGAAGGTGAAGAAATGA
- a CDS encoding class I SAM-dependent methyltransferase, producing the protein MMTRFDPIPPSIWSEGILQIPPRVVCDYRCELDALGRYENASGQSPKNLIGGIDEQATHDHFTWRFGASCVRTEYLMLDPRGLLAPVSTDILKCFSEGRIAVLDIPCGTGPGILGFLGLVAELRVRGCLPKQPLEVVITAGDISESARQLYDSMLNKAKPWLKHEGVRVKWKTYSWDAGDEPSTAELVDNWFSESPNFEEHVVLTAAFSGEAANNFETFERSFNHVASRLYNKCGTIIWVEPKMNDANKLLSKLTNMFKSIFPKWFGIEPELEDKYKWQHPFREDQLNGSLVVLRHKRLEDHS; encoded by the coding sequence ATGATGACACGATTCGATCCCATTCCGCCAAGCATATGGTCGGAAGGTATTCTCCAAATCCCCCCACGAGTTGTTTGTGATTATCGTTGTGAGTTAGATGCATTGGGTCGCTACGAGAACGCTAGCGGTCAGTCACCTAAGAATCTAATTGGAGGTATCGATGAGCAAGCTACCCATGATCATTTCACATGGAGGTTCGGTGCATCGTGTGTTCGCACTGAATACCTCATGCTCGACCCACGAGGGTTACTCGCACCTGTTTCAACAGATATCTTAAAATGCTTTTCTGAAGGTCGAATAGCGGTACTTGACATCCCTTGTGGTACGGGGCCTGGTATTCTTGGTTTTCTAGGACTTGTTGCTGAACTTCGTGTTCGTGGCTGTTTACCAAAGCAACCCCTGGAGGTTGTTATAACGGCGGGTGATATCTCTGAATCCGCACGTCAACTCTACGATAGCATGCTGAATAAAGCAAAACCATGGCTCAAACACGAGGGAGTTCGAGTCAAATGGAAAACATATTCCTGGGATGCAGGGGATGAACCATCCACTGCAGAACTTGTCGACAACTGGTTTAGTGAGTCTCCTAACTTTGAGGAGCATGTCGTGCTTACCGCTGCTTTTTCAGGAGAGGCAGCCAACAACTTCGAAACTTTTGAAAGATCTTTTAATCACGTCGCCTCTCGTTTGTATAACAAATGTGGCACTATCATCTGGGTAGAGCCCAAGATGAATGATGCAAATAAACTACTCTCTAAACTAACAAACATGTTTAAATCGATATTTCCAAAATGGTTCGGAATTGAGCCAGAACTCGAAGATAAATACAAATGGCAACACCCATTTCGAGAAGACCAACTTAATGGTAGTCTTGTTGTTCTTAGACATAAGCGTCTGGAGGATCATAGTTGA
- a CDS encoding helix-turn-helix domain-containing protein codes for MAKRADILIRFGKRVCNLRKEQGYSQENIAYACEFDRTYLGGIERGERKLSLRNIEWVADTLEISLTELMDVV; via the coding sequence ATGGCAAAACGAGCAGACATATTGATAAGATTTGGTAAGCGAGTCTGCAATCTGCGCAAAGAGCAAGGATACTCTCAGGAGAATATTGCTTATGCCTGTGAGTTTGACCGAACCTATCTAGGCGGGATCGAACGGGGAGAAAGAAAACTTTCATTAAGGAATATTGAGTGGGTTGCTGATACTCTCGAAATTAGTCTGACCGAATTGATGGATGTGGTTTGA
- a CDS encoding type I restriction endonuclease subunit R encodes MKTDTSEHGLESLIVKSLTSAGWAAGLPSDFDRAYAVDLKQLQQFIEATQPLLIEAFDLETDGPTRRKFQARLQGEITKRGTIDVLRNGLKHGPHHVDLFYGTPTPGNSKAEERFAANRFSVTRQLRYSQDETQLALDLGLFINGLPISTFELKNSLTKQTVEDAVWQYKRDRDPRELLFEFGRCIAHFAVDDHEVRFCTHLKGKSSWFLPFNQGYNDGAGNPPNPEGIKTDYLWKRILTPTGLTNILENFAQVVKSKDEKTGQKKRTQIWPRFHQLDVVRKLLTDAEARGIGQRYLIQHSAGSGKSNSIAWLSHQLIGLKHDDKEIYDSIIVITDRRILDQQIRDTIKQFAQVGATVGHAEHSGDLRSFISHGKKIIISTVQKFPFILDEIGSEHRTRSFAIIIDEAHSSQGGKVAAALNVALSEAGEEQEDETTEDKINRVMEARKLLPNASYFAFTATPKNKTLEIFGEPYPEDGETKHRPYHSYSMKQATQEGFILDVLKSYTPVSSYYKLVKAIDEDPQFDKKKAKKKLRKYVESNEHAIRLKAEIIADHFHEQVIGLKKIGGQARAMIVTSGIERAIQYFHALSDYLQERKSPYKAIVAFSGEHEYGGQKVTEASLNGFPSNKIADMIQEDPYRFLICADKFQNGYDEPLLHTMYVDKPLSSIKAVQTLSRLNRAHPQKHDVFVLDFMNDTDTIQEAFARYYRTTILSKETDPNKLHDLKSDLDGYQIYAPENVDELVRLYLDGADRDKLDPILDACVATYSEDLDEDGQVEFKGKAKIFCRTYDFLASILPYSNASWERLSIFLNFLVPKLPAPKEEDLSKGILESIDMDSYRIEKHAAMQIQLPDGNAEIEPVPTSGVGRKPEPELDNLSNIVKAFNDQFGNITWTDEDRIRKLITEEIPAKVDADPAYQNAKKQGDKSKARIEHDAALSRVIVGLLNDDTELFKQYSDNEGFKRWLADTVFGLTYNKGTA; translated from the coding sequence ATGAAAACGGACACATCCGAACATGGCCTCGAAAGCCTGATCGTCAAATCGCTCACGTCTGCAGGCTGGGCGGCTGGGCTGCCGAGTGATTTCGACCGGGCGTATGCGGTCGATTTGAAGCAACTTCAGCAGTTCATCGAAGCGACTCAGCCGCTGCTAATCGAAGCGTTCGATCTGGAGACCGATGGACCAACCCGCCGTAAGTTTCAGGCTCGGTTACAGGGCGAGATCACCAAACGGGGAACGATCGACGTGTTGCGGAACGGTCTCAAGCACGGACCGCATCATGTGGACCTGTTCTATGGTACTCCGACGCCAGGAAACTCAAAAGCGGAAGAACGATTTGCCGCCAACCGTTTCAGCGTCACCCGGCAACTGCGTTACAGCCAGGACGAAACACAACTGGCCCTCGACCTGGGCCTATTCATCAACGGCTTACCAATCTCTACATTCGAGTTGAAAAACAGCCTCACCAAGCAGACGGTCGAAGATGCAGTCTGGCAGTATAAACGGGACCGCGATCCGCGAGAGCTGTTATTCGAGTTCGGTCGTTGCATAGCTCATTTCGCCGTCGACGATCACGAGGTCCGCTTCTGCACGCATCTGAAAGGGAAATCGTCCTGGTTCCTGCCTTTCAATCAGGGCTACAACGACGGTGCCGGGAATCCACCGAACCCCGAGGGAATCAAAACGGATTACCTGTGGAAGAGGATTCTGACTCCAACCGGGCTGACAAACATCCTGGAGAACTTCGCCCAGGTGGTGAAATCGAAGGATGAAAAGACCGGCCAGAAAAAACGCACGCAAATCTGGCCCCGATTCCACCAGTTGGATGTTGTGCGCAAGTTGCTGACAGACGCCGAAGCACGCGGCATCGGCCAACGGTATTTGATCCAGCACTCAGCCGGGAGCGGTAAGTCCAACTCCATTGCATGGCTGTCTCATCAGTTGATCGGCCTGAAGCATGACGATAAAGAAATCTACGACTCTATTATCGTCATCACCGATCGCCGCATTCTGGACCAGCAGATTCGGGACACGATCAAGCAGTTTGCTCAGGTTGGTGCTACGGTCGGGCATGCGGAACACTCCGGTGATCTGCGATCGTTTATTTCGCACGGCAAGAAAATCATCATTTCGACCGTCCAGAAGTTCCCCTTCATTCTGGATGAAATCGGTAGCGAACACAGAACCCGGAGCTTCGCGATCATCATTGATGAAGCCCACTCCAGCCAGGGAGGTAAAGTCGCAGCAGCGTTGAACGTGGCTCTCTCGGAAGCCGGTGAGGAACAGGAGGACGAAACGACCGAGGACAAAATCAACCGGGTGATGGAAGCCCGCAAACTGCTGCCGAACGCCAGCTATTTCGCCTTTACAGCCACCCCCAAGAACAAAACTCTGGAAATCTTCGGAGAACCATATCCGGAGGATGGCGAGACCAAACACCGCCCCTACCACAGTTATTCGATGAAGCAAGCGACTCAAGAAGGCTTTATCCTGGATGTGTTAAAGTCATACACTCCGGTTTCCAGCTATTATAAACTGGTCAAGGCGATTGATGAAGATCCTCAGTTTGATAAGAAAAAGGCTAAGAAGAAGCTCCGCAAGTATGTCGAAAGCAACGAACATGCAATTCGTCTCAAAGCGGAGATTATAGCCGACCATTTTCACGAACAGGTGATCGGCCTAAAGAAGATCGGTGGCCAAGCACGTGCGATGATTGTAACCAGCGGAATTGAGCGAGCAATCCAATACTTCCACGCCCTCAGTGACTATTTACAGGAACGCAAAAGCCCCTACAAAGCAATTGTCGCGTTCTCTGGCGAACATGAGTACGGCGGCCAGAAAGTGACAGAGGCGTCACTCAACGGGTTCCCCAGCAACAAGATTGCCGACATGATTCAAGAAGATCCATACCGCTTTCTGATCTGCGCCGACAAATTCCAGAACGGTTACGACGAACCACTACTTCACACAATGTACGTCGACAAACCACTATCGAGTATCAAAGCCGTACAGACACTCTCCCGTCTCAACCGGGCACACCCTCAAAAACATGACGTGTTCGTACTTGACTTCATGAACGACACCGACACAATCCAGGAAGCGTTTGCCCGATACTACCGTACCACAATACTGAGTAAAGAGACCGATCCCAATAAACTACACGATTTGAAGAGTGATCTGGACGGGTACCAGATTTACGCCCCAGAAAACGTTGACGAGTTGGTAAGGCTGTATCTGGATGGAGCTGATCGGGACAAGCTAGACCCGATCCTCGATGCCTGCGTGGCCACCTATAGTGAGGATCTGGATGAAGACGGGCAAGTCGAATTTAAAGGGAAGGCAAAGATATTCTGTCGTACCTACGATTTCCTCGCATCAATCCTCCCCTACTCTAACGCGAGTTGGGAACGGCTATCGATCTTCTTGAACTTTCTGGTTCCGAAACTCCCCGCTCCGAAAGAGGAAGACCTCTCAAAGGGAATTCTCGAATCCATCGACATGGACAGTTACCGCATCGAAAAACACGCTGCCATGCAGATTCAGCTTCCAGACGGAAACGCAGAAATTGAACCAGTTCCTACCAGTGGTGTTGGACGCAAGCCGGAACCAGAACTGGACAATCTCTCTAATATCGTTAAAGCCTTCAACGACCAGTTCGGCAACATCACCTGGACCGACGAGGACCGCATCCGCAAACTGATCACAGAGGAGATTCCTGCCAAAGTCGACGCTGATCCGGCCTACCAGAATGCCAAAAAGCAAGGTGACAAAAGCAAGGCCCGTATCGAACACGACGCCGCCCTAAGCCGCGTCATCGTCGGGCTACTCAACGACGACACCGAACTATTCAAACAATACAGCGACAACGAAGGCTTCAAACGCTGGCTGGCTGATACAGTGTTTGGATTAACTTATAACAAAGGGACAGCATGA
- a CDS encoding DUF262 domain-containing protein, whose product MKDAQKPDHASLSTIISRLKEGRFVIPDFQRDFEWEPKDIRDLMRSIFLDYYIGSLLLWKGKEENFEALSCEPIYGFEGQLSREHIVLDGQQRLTAMYYAFLAPDEPLPNRANRYVYYVRVDKLMAEEHDRSFDYAWTKNHVHKILTDQTHQFAENIFPLSIVGAGGWDLPNWMQGYQKYWESQLILATDAGDQEAVETAQLRIEDAKQFGEILLGITQQYQVSYIELDKDLAVDKVCDIFTQINSKGVQLDVFDLVNALLKPKGLQLRHMFRDVKPRLEFVDTPRMNVYVLQVMSILAQGYCSPKYLYYLLPGQKKQIRGKDGTRKTEILVTNIQDFEKRWDVAVNALENTIKLLRHPQEFGGISSNYLPYVSILPAFAAIQSHVKSLPAQERLSAQRKIRHWYWASVFNNRYSGSVESTSARDFLDVKEWIKDDASEPSLILEFKSRFRNLDLRNEIRRGTSVYNGIFNLLVLQGARDWMTGNVPQHDDLDDHHIVPTSWGAKNLSGESVHTILNRTPLSAETNRHVINDQLPNEYLPQMIKSNGETTVRAILESHFISPVSQAILLRDPFTPDDFEEFIAERQKTLQEAIENLLIKERLDLPPQLRELDENVEQVELALRKAILSALDCDASKLPQHVTQKVNERIQKASKKNAAMDIKEYDTLYGKLEYFDLRELQGTITGKSTWMLFEQQFANKETLAGKFDQLAELRNGIRHSRTVDEVTRKEGEAAILWFEKVLGL is encoded by the coding sequence GTGAAAGACGCACAGAAACCAGATCATGCCAGCCTGAGCACAATCATTTCGCGTCTCAAGGAAGGTCGCTTTGTCATCCCAGATTTCCAGCGAGACTTCGAATGGGAGCCGAAAGACATTCGTGATCTCATGCGTTCCATCTTTCTTGATTATTACATCGGCAGCCTGCTGTTATGGAAAGGAAAGGAGGAGAACTTCGAGGCTCTTTCCTGCGAACCGATTTACGGTTTCGAGGGCCAACTCTCACGCGAACACATTGTGCTCGACGGTCAGCAGCGTCTAACCGCGATGTACTACGCCTTCCTCGCCCCCGACGAACCGCTGCCAAATCGCGCGAACCGCTACGTGTATTATGTTCGCGTTGACAAACTGATGGCCGAGGAGCACGACCGGTCATTCGATTACGCCTGGACGAAGAATCATGTCCACAAAATCCTGACCGACCAGACACATCAGTTCGCCGAAAACATTTTCCCGTTGTCCATTGTCGGGGCTGGTGGATGGGATCTGCCGAACTGGATGCAGGGCTATCAGAAGTATTGGGAGTCACAACTCATCCTGGCGACAGACGCAGGAGATCAGGAAGCCGTCGAAACCGCACAGCTTCGCATTGAAGATGCCAAACAGTTTGGTGAAATTCTGCTGGGCATCACGCAGCAGTATCAGGTTTCGTACATCGAGCTGGACAAAGACCTAGCCGTCGACAAGGTGTGCGACATCTTCACTCAGATCAACAGTAAGGGTGTGCAACTTGACGTCTTCGATCTTGTCAATGCGCTGCTAAAGCCGAAAGGGCTGCAACTCAGACACATGTTTCGAGACGTCAAACCCCGCCTGGAGTTTGTCGATACGCCCCGTATGAACGTCTACGTATTACAGGTCATGTCGATCCTCGCACAAGGATACTGTTCTCCGAAGTACCTCTACTACCTGCTCCCTGGCCAGAAGAAGCAGATTCGTGGGAAGGACGGAACCCGCAAAACGGAAATACTGGTTACTAACATTCAGGATTTTGAAAAACGCTGGGACGTGGCCGTCAATGCTCTGGAGAACACCATTAAGCTCTTACGCCATCCGCAAGAGTTTGGTGGCATCTCCTCCAACTACTTGCCCTACGTCTCGATTCTCCCGGCATTCGCAGCGATCCAGTCTCATGTAAAGTCTTTACCAGCTCAAGAACGACTCTCCGCCCAGCGCAAAATTCGTCACTGGTACTGGGCCAGCGTGTTTAATAACCGGTATTCTGGGTCCGTCGAATCGACCAGTGCCCGCGATTTTCTCGACGTCAAGGAATGGATCAAGGACGATGCATCCGAGCCAAGCCTCATTCTGGAGTTCAAATCGCGGTTCAGGAATCTGGATCTGCGAAATGAAATCCGTCGCGGCACGTCGGTCTATAACGGCATCTTTAATCTGCTCGTTTTGCAGGGTGCTCGAGATTGGATGACCGGCAACGTGCCGCAGCACGATGACCTCGACGATCATCACATCGTCCCCACATCATGGGGAGCCAAGAATCTTTCGGGCGAGTCCGTTCACACCATCTTGAACCGGACACCGTTGTCAGCCGAGACGAATCGACATGTCATCAACGATCAGCTTCCTAACGAGTATTTGCCGCAGATGATCAAGTCGAATGGTGAAACGACTGTTCGAGCGATCCTCGAATCACATTTTATTTCGCCAGTGTCCCAGGCTATCTTGCTACGTGACCCATTCACACCTGATGACTTCGAGGAGTTCATCGCCGAACGCCAGAAGACTCTCCAAGAGGCAATTGAGAACCTGCTGATCAAAGAACGACTCGATCTGCCACCACAGTTACGGGAGTTAGACGAGAACGTCGAGCAGGTCGAATTGGCACTGCGGAAAGCGATCCTGTCGGCACTAGATTGTGATGCCAGCAAGCTCCCGCAACATGTCACCCAAAAAGTGAATGAACGCATCCAAAAGGCCAGCAAGAAGAACGCAGCAATGGACATCAAGGAGTATGACACCCTTTACGGTAAGCTGGAATACTTCGATCTGCGTGAATTACAGGGCACCATCACCGGAAAGTCGACGTGGATGCTGTTTGAGCAGCAATTTGCCAATAAGGAAACGTTGGCGGGGAAATTCGACCAATTGGCGGAACTGCGAAACGGAATCCGTCACAGTCGCACGGTCGATGAAGTCACCCGCAAGGAAGGCGAAGCCGCAATCCTCTGGTTCGAGAAGGTGCTTGGATTATGA
- a CDS encoding class I SAM-dependent DNA methyltransferase, whose protein sequence is MDSSQLNWITGYIWGIADDVLRDLYVRGKYRDVILPMTVLRRLDAVLEPTKQAVLDMKKNLDEAGITNQDAALRQASGQAFYNTSKFTLRDLRSRASQQQLKADFVDYLDGFSSNVQDILENFEFRNQISRLSKADVLGTLIEKLLSPEINLSPNPVLAGDGSIKHVGLDNHAMGTIFEDLVRKFNEENNEEAGEHWTPRDAVKLMSRLIFLPIANDIESGTYLLYDGACGTGGMLTVAEDMLTELAEAHGKQVATHLYGQEINAETYAICKADLLLKGEGEAADNIIGGPEYSTLSNDTFRSREFDFMLSNPPYGKSWKSDQERMGGKTGIKDSRFITEHAGDPEFSLVTRSSDGQMLFLANMVSKMKHGTEMGSRIAEVHNGSSLFTGDAGQGESNIRRWIIENDWLEAIVALPLNMFYNTGIATYIWVLSNRKPQHRQGKIQLIEATKWFKPLRKNMGMKNCEFSEDDIQRICDTFLDFSESEQSKIFSNEAFGYWKVTVERPLRLSVDLSAENCKQFRKTCRDTKDIELSEVIDRVSKLLGKGPHLNFNTFMDAVEKDAKENGVKLTAKRKKLLQTELAQREEQADPVIKKVHKKGKAKADPIRGLFPNPVGDKKLVLEYETDSDLRDSEQVPLLEDGGIEAFISREVLPHVPDAWFDENSIKVGYEISFNRYFYKPQPLRPLEDIRSDILALEKETEGLLVEIIGGEM, encoded by the coding sequence ATGGATTCATCACAACTGAACTGGATTACCGGTTACATCTGGGGGATAGCCGATGATGTTCTCAGGGACCTTTATGTCCGTGGCAAATATCGTGATGTCATCTTGCCCATGACAGTATTACGGAGGCTTGACGCAGTATTAGAACCGACCAAGCAGGCAGTGCTTGATATGAAAAAGAATCTAGACGAAGCAGGCATTACAAATCAGGATGCCGCATTACGTCAGGCCAGCGGCCAAGCGTTTTATAACACATCCAAATTCACGCTCCGCGATCTACGGTCTCGAGCCAGCCAGCAACAACTCAAGGCCGATTTCGTGGACTATCTCGATGGCTTTTCTTCCAACGTGCAGGACATCCTGGAGAACTTCGAATTCCGTAACCAGATTTCGCGCCTATCGAAAGCCGATGTCCTCGGCACGCTCATTGAGAAACTGCTCTCGCCAGAAATTAACCTCAGCCCCAATCCCGTGCTGGCCGGAGATGGATCGATCAAACATGTGGGACTCGATAACCACGCGATGGGGACCATCTTTGAAGATCTGGTTCGTAAATTCAACGAAGAAAACAACGAGGAAGCGGGGGAACACTGGACTCCGCGCGATGCCGTCAAACTGATGTCCAGGCTGATCTTCCTGCCGATCGCCAACGATATCGAATCGGGCACGTATCTGCTCTACGACGGAGCCTGCGGCACCGGGGGCATGTTAACAGTTGCTGAAGATATGCTGACCGAGTTGGCCGAAGCTCATGGCAAACAGGTAGCTACCCACCTCTATGGTCAAGAGATCAACGCTGAAACTTACGCCATCTGTAAGGCCGATCTGCTGCTTAAGGGGGAAGGCGAGGCAGCGGACAATATCATCGGTGGACCTGAGTACTCCACCCTCTCCAATGATACATTTCGCTCCCGCGAATTCGACTTCATGCTCTCTAATCCGCCATATGGTAAAAGTTGGAAGAGCGATCAGGAACGGATGGGCGGAAAAACAGGGATTAAAGATTCACGTTTTATCACCGAGCATGCTGGCGATCCCGAGTTTTCTTTGGTGACCCGCTCGAGTGACGGTCAGATGCTGTTTCTGGCTAACATGGTTTCCAAGATGAAGCACGGAACCGAAATGGGGAGTCGGATTGCGGAAGTCCATAACGGCTCGTCGCTGTTCACCGGTGATGCTGGTCAGGGGGAAAGCAACATCCGCCGCTGGATCATTGAGAATGACTGGCTTGAAGCGATCGTCGCGCTACCGCTGAACATGTTCTACAATACTGGTATCGCAACCTACATTTGGGTGCTTTCGAACCGCAAGCCCCAGCATCGACAGGGTAAGATACAATTGATCGAAGCCACAAAGTGGTTCAAGCCGCTACGCAAGAATATGGGCATGAAAAACTGTGAGTTTTCCGAAGACGACATTCAGCGGATTTGCGACACATTCCTGGACTTCTCAGAATCCGAACAATCAAAAATCTTCTCTAACGAAGCATTCGGTTACTGGAAGGTTACTGTTGAACGCCCCTTACGCCTGTCGGTAGACCTTTCTGCTGAGAACTGCAAACAGTTCAGAAAAACCTGTAGAGACACTAAGGACATCGAGTTATCCGAAGTGATCGACCGCGTATCAAAATTGCTGGGTAAAGGTCCGCACCTCAACTTCAACACCTTCATGGATGCTGTTGAAAAAGATGCTAAAGAGAATGGAGTGAAGCTGACCGCCAAGCGAAAGAAGCTACTGCAAACCGAACTCGCCCAGCGAGAAGAACAAGCTGATCCCGTCATCAAAAAAGTGCACAAGAAAGGAAAAGCCAAGGCAGACCCGATTCGTGGACTGTTCCCCAACCCTGTTGGCGACAAAAAGCTTGTTCTCGAATACGAAACTGACAGTGACCTCCGCGATTCCGAGCAGGTCCCCTTACTCGAAGATGGTGGCATCGAAGCCTTCATCAGTCGGGAAGTATTACCTCATGTACCGGATGCCTGGTTTGATGAAAATTCAATCAAGGTTGGCTACGAAATCAGTTTCAATCGCTACTTTTACAAACCACAGCCGCTACGACCATTGGAGGATATACGTAGCGACATCCTGGCCCTGGAGAAAGAAACGGAAGGGCTACTAGTCGAAATTATCGGAGGTGAGATGTGA